The following coding sequences are from one Polynucleobacter sp. JS-JIR-II-50 window:
- a CDS encoding sialidase family protein, translating to MNPTPYSFNRFLLLGALLLGALSLPAQAQMQMDHSLSMASAKPDNTCQGAGLECANAATPFFTQDGKLLLAWTANGVVAVAQSSDLGKTFSPSVKIAEHGKTLDAGADARPQIVADKQGNVFLAYAFFKDTSWNAQINTARSTDGAKTFAKPESLVNDSSSQRFPSVLIKPDGDIFISWIDKRLVSAAKQGGQNRLGGSIAYSFSRDGGKSFQIERFANESSCECCRIGGSLDPNGNPVLAYRAIFPGGIRDQASQVISASGAGPIRKVADDNWKTDACPHHGPSIAVSNDDTFHVAWYTQGSKRSGVFYANSTNQGATYSKPSRLGSESANVSRPYLLALGQQVWLVWKEFDGVQSSVYLKESSDNGKTWATPKILSSTAGYSDHPLLLAQENLVFLSWLTRHDGYQLINIGQKQ from the coding sequence ATGAATCCGACCCCATACTCTTTTAATCGATTCTTATTGCTCGGAGCGCTTCTATTGGGGGCGCTGAGCCTTCCTGCGCAAGCGCAAATGCAAATGGATCATTCGTTGTCTATGGCTAGTGCAAAGCCTGACAATACCTGTCAGGGCGCTGGTTTGGAGTGTGCCAATGCTGCAACCCCATTTTTTACGCAGGATGGAAAGCTCTTGCTGGCATGGACGGCAAATGGTGTAGTTGCTGTTGCGCAGTCTTCTGATTTAGGAAAAACATTCTCACCATCAGTCAAAATTGCTGAGCACGGTAAAACATTAGACGCTGGCGCTGATGCACGTCCGCAAATTGTTGCTGATAAACAAGGGAATGTCTTTTTGGCATATGCTTTTTTCAAAGACACTAGTTGGAATGCGCAAATTAATACTGCTAGATCGACCGATGGGGCTAAGACATTCGCCAAACCAGAGTCCTTGGTCAATGACAGCTCCAGTCAGCGTTTTCCATCCGTTCTGATAAAGCCAGATGGCGATATTTTTATCTCGTGGATCGATAAGCGTTTAGTTTCTGCGGCGAAACAGGGTGGACAAAATCGTCTTGGCGGCTCAATTGCCTATTCTTTTTCTCGGGACGGAGGCAAAAGCTTCCAGATAGAACGCTTTGCCAATGAGAGTAGTTGTGAGTGCTGTCGCATCGGTGGCAGTCTTGATCCCAATGGCAATCCTGTGCTGGCATACAGAGCAATATTTCCTGGAGGCATTCGGGATCAGGCCAGCCAAGTGATTTCAGCTTCAGGTGCAGGACCAATCCGTAAGGTGGCTGATGATAATTGGAAAACGGATGCTTGCCCACATCATGGGCCATCCATAGCAGTATCAAATGACGACACATTCCATGTGGCTTGGTATACCCAAGGCAGTAAGCGCTCCGGAGTGTTTTATGCCAACTCCACCAATCAAGGTGCCACCTATTCCAAGCCTAGTCGCTTAGGCTCTGAAAGTGCCAATGTTTCCAGGCCATATCTATTGGCATTGGGCCAGCAAGTTTGGTTGGTATGGAAAGAATTTGATGGTGTGCAATCTTCCGTATATTTAAAAGAATCTAGCGACAATGGAAAAACTTGGGCAACTCCTAAAATACTATCTAGTACAGCAGGTTATAGTGACCATCCCTTGTTGCTAGCTCAAGAGAATCTTGTATTTTTATCCTGGCTTACGCGTCATGATGGATACCAGTTAATTAATATTGGACAAAAGCAATGA
- a CDS encoding RodZ family helix-turn-helix domain-containing protein — protein sequence MNKSVKLPEIRKEAFTKARESLGLSTKDLSGMTCLSVRQVEQIENGETSSFYGDQVKFTAAKKVAGLLKLAPEEAFDFSGVAQPIKASDVEEKLQEETKASLLEKKAKSEKEKEISPVAAEKVAEPKPEKMNASKISQKAIDYSEKSKAPVDPKKKLFLLLAIGAALVFSVVNLRPLFFPEPVKEEVVIIQEVAQEPVPANAAAEAVTETKPAPAAVEPTPVVVTAECPPADASALNYRPEAPKKAGDMVYLQSKTAQTVCVVDATGKTQNKTLEPGVGMSVYGKSPLKVLTSGLNQVDLYYQGAKVRIGNTSSKTIILEPAEIIQPAAPANSTDSQLR from the coding sequence GTGAATAAATCGGTCAAACTTCCTGAGATTCGTAAAGAGGCATTTACTAAGGCCAGAGAAAGCCTTGGCCTCAGCACGAAAGATCTTTCAGGAATGACTTGCCTTTCTGTTCGCCAAGTAGAGCAGATTGAAAATGGCGAGACCAGCTCTTTTTATGGCGATCAAGTGAAATTCACGGCAGCAAAAAAAGTGGCTGGCTTACTAAAGCTCGCACCTGAAGAGGCATTTGATTTTTCTGGTGTCGCGCAACCTATTAAAGCATCTGATGTTGAAGAGAAATTGCAGGAGGAGACAAAAGCTTCTCTACTAGAAAAAAAGGCGAAGTCCGAAAAAGAAAAAGAGATTAGTCCTGTAGCAGCAGAGAAAGTCGCAGAGCCAAAACCTGAGAAGATGAATGCTAGCAAAATCTCACAAAAAGCGATCGATTACAGCGAAAAATCAAAAGCTCCAGTAGACCCTAAAAAGAAACTCTTTCTACTGTTAGCAATTGGCGCTGCATTAGTTTTCTCTGTGGTGAACTTGCGCCCATTATTTTTTCCGGAGCCGGTTAAAGAAGAGGTGGTCATTATTCAAGAGGTGGCACAAGAGCCTGTGCCGGCAAATGCAGCAGCAGAGGCGGTGACAGAGACTAAGCCAGCTCCAGCAGCAGTAGAGCCAACTCCAGTGGTAGTTACGGCGGAATGCCCGCCTGCAGATGCATCTGCACTCAATTACAGGCCCGAAGCCCCTAAAAAAGCGGGTGACATGGTTTATCTGCAATCAAAGACTGCGCAAACAGTATGTGTAGTGGATGCTACCGGTAAGACTCAAAATAAAACGCTTGAGCCAGGAGTTGGGATGAGTGTTTATGGCAAGTCGCCATTAAAGGTATTAACTAGTGGTTTAAATCAGGTAGATTTGTATTACCAGGGCGCAAAGGTTCGTATTGGTAATACTAGTAGTAAGACAATTATTTTGGAGCCGGCTGAAATTATTCAGCCCGCGGCTCCAGCAAACTCAACAGACTCTCAGTTGCGCTGA
- a CDS encoding NAD+ synthase: MSTQKIALAQINPLLGDLVGNAQLIHKAALDAYSQGAKLVVTPELSLTGYPPEDLLLRPAFIEAAQLQLELLMKELAQHADLTVIVGHPKQTSAGLQNYASVLRNGKVIAGYAKQELPNHEVFDEVRYFVPGNQACVFECEGVRYGLILCEDAWHAGPAKQSHAAGAQVLLVPNASPYHLQKEALRIEVLRGHIAQTKMPLVYVNAVGGQDELVFDGGSFALNSDGKVVMAMPQFETGLGLVIVTATGELEKGPVTPPQSVEAQAYQALVLGVRDYVTKNRFPGVIIGLSGGVDSALVLAIAVDALGADKVRTVMMASRYTADISWIDAREMAQNLGVQYDEIPISGPVDALEVSLAEQFKGLAVDATEENIQARVRGTLLMALSNKTGRLVLTTGNKSEMAVGYCTLYGDMAGGFAVIKDIAKTLVYRLCAYRNSITPVIPERILTRAPSAELRPDQKDQDSLPSYEVLDGIVERYMEQNQSIAQIIAAGFDAESVEKVTRLIKLNEYKRRQAPPGVRVTTRAFGRDWRYPITSQFRA, encoded by the coding sequence GTGAGCACGCAAAAAATTGCCTTAGCCCAAATCAACCCATTACTGGGTGATTTGGTTGGCAACGCGCAACTCATTCACAAAGCCGCTCTAGATGCCTACTCACAAGGCGCCAAACTTGTTGTAACTCCTGAGCTTTCGCTCACCGGCTATCCCCCAGAAGACTTACTCCTCCGCCCTGCTTTTATTGAGGCAGCACAATTACAGCTCGAGCTCTTGATGAAAGAGCTAGCTCAGCATGCTGATCTGACAGTCATTGTTGGCCATCCCAAACAAACATCTGCAGGTTTGCAAAACTACGCATCTGTTTTACGAAACGGCAAAGTCATTGCAGGCTACGCAAAACAAGAATTACCTAACCATGAGGTATTTGACGAAGTTCGTTACTTCGTGCCTGGTAATCAAGCTTGTGTTTTTGAATGCGAAGGTGTTCGCTATGGATTAATCTTGTGTGAAGACGCTTGGCATGCAGGTCCCGCCAAACAATCTCATGCTGCTGGCGCACAAGTATTGCTAGTCCCCAATGCCTCTCCTTACCACCTGCAAAAAGAAGCCTTGCGCATTGAAGTGCTCCGTGGGCATATTGCACAAACCAAAATGCCATTAGTCTACGTCAACGCTGTTGGCGGTCAGGATGAATTGGTTTTTGATGGCGGCTCATTTGCATTAAATAGTGATGGCAAAGTCGTGATGGCAATGCCTCAGTTTGAAACCGGCCTAGGCCTTGTTATCGTGACAGCAACTGGCGAACTAGAAAAAGGTCCGGTTACCCCGCCGCAATCCGTTGAAGCGCAAGCCTATCAAGCACTCGTCTTGGGAGTGCGTGACTATGTGACTAAAAATCGCTTTCCTGGCGTGATTATTGGCCTATCTGGTGGCGTAGATTCAGCTTTGGTATTAGCCATTGCCGTGGATGCCTTAGGTGCTGACAAGGTACGTACTGTCATGATGGCCTCTCGCTATACCGCCGATATCTCTTGGATTGATGCACGGGAGATGGCCCAGAACTTAGGCGTGCAATATGATGAAATCCCCATTAGTGGACCAGTAGATGCTTTAGAAGTTTCTCTAGCGGAGCAATTCAAAGGTTTAGCAGTAGACGCTACCGAGGAGAATATTCAGGCGCGTGTGCGTGGAACTCTACTAATGGCCCTATCCAATAAAACAGGCCGCCTTGTTTTAACCACGGGCAACAAGAGCGAAATGGCAGTTGGTTATTGCACACTCTATGGTGATATGGCAGGTGGCTTTGCAGTCATTAAAGATATCGCCAAGACTTTGGTGTATCGCTTGTGCGCCTACCGCAACAGTATTACGCCAGTCATTCCGGAGCGGATTCTGACGCGCGCACCTTCAGCAGAATTACGTCCAGACCAAAAAGATCAAGATAGCCTGCCCTCTTATGAAGTGCTAGATGGCATTGTTGAGCGCTATATGGAGCAAAACCAATCGATTGCTCAAATCATTGCTGCAGGCTTTGATGCTGAGAGCGTAGAAAAAGTAACCCGCTTAATCAAGCTTAATGAATATAAGCGTCGCCAAGCCCCACCGGGAGTCCGTGTAACCACTCGTGCCTTTGGCCGCGATTGGCGCTACCCCATTACCTCACAATTTAGAGCGTAG
- a CDS encoding DUF2946 domain-containing protein, translated as MNSSKNRFVHWIATLAIAMSALAPAASQAVSMAKHGEGFAMEICSVDGGKMQIDVQDDGQDVANHMQPCPYCVAQSVITPAFNTNLRFEAPQTLALLPQLFYQSPKPLVVWVTPPSAAPPAQA; from the coding sequence ATGAACTCCTCCAAAAACCGCTTCGTTCACTGGATTGCTACCTTGGCAATTGCAATGAGTGCGCTTGCGCCAGCTGCATCTCAAGCAGTTTCCATGGCTAAGCATGGCGAAGGTTTTGCAATGGAGATTTGTTCTGTCGATGGCGGCAAGATGCAAATCGATGTTCAAGATGACGGGCAAGACGTTGCCAATCACATGCAGCCATGCCCGTATTGTGTAGCGCAGAGCGTTATCACTCCGGCATTCAATACTAATCTCAGATTTGAAGCTCCACAGACTTTAGCTCTGCTGCCTCAGCTTTTCTACCAATCACCCAAACCACTTGTTGTTTGGGTAACTCCACCTTCAGCAGCTCCACCAGCACAAGCCTAA
- a CDS encoding redoxin family protein, producing the protein MKRYWLFFILALSVAGFTFADPVYLKPYQAGDWKSIIKAANGGPLAINFWGVTCPSCVKEMPQWGLFIKNNPSAKVVFIQVDDVSTESMKKMLSKANLDKANNYYVAAPFDERLRYEIDPKWHGETPTTIVIDKNGKATRKTGLVDFQQLQNALIVKP; encoded by the coding sequence ATGAAAAGATATTGGCTCTTTTTTATACTCGCCTTATCGGTGGCTGGGTTTACCTTTGCCGATCCAGTATATCTGAAGCCTTATCAGGCAGGCGATTGGAAATCCATCATCAAAGCCGCAAATGGTGGACCTCTGGCTATTAATTTTTGGGGGGTGACTTGTCCATCCTGCGTTAAAGAGATGCCGCAGTGGGGTCTTTTTATCAAAAACAATCCAAGTGCTAAAGTAGTTTTTATTCAGGTTGATGATGTCTCAACCGAGTCGATGAAAAAAATGTTGAGCAAAGCAAATCTGGATAAGGCCAATAATTATTATGTCGCAGCGCCTTTTGATGAGCGCCTGCGCTATGAAATCGATCCTAAATGGCATGGTGAAACACCGACAACCATAGTGATTGATAAAAATGGCAAAGCTACCAGAAAAACAGGCTTAGTAGACTTTCAACAATTACAAAATGCTTTGATAGTTAAACCATAA
- the ilvD gene encoding dihydroxy-acid dehydratase, which produces MKRLNERSRMVTEGVARAPNRSMYYAMGYEEKDFVKPMVGVANGHSTITPCNSGLQKLADAAVEALEAAGAKAQVFGTPTVSDGIGMGTEGMKYSLVSREVIADSIEVCVNGLWQDGVVVIGGCDKNMPGGMMALARTNVPGIYVYGGTIKPGHYKGKELNIVSAFEAVGEFTSGRLSEEDLKGVEQHACPGSGSCGGMYTANTMSSSFEALGMSLPYSSTMANVDAEKVASAAESARVLVEAVKNNLRPRDIITKKSIENAVSVIMAVGGSTNAVLHFLAITSAAEIDWTIDDFERIRKRVPVIVDMKPSGTYLATDLHQAGGIPQVMKILLDGGLLHGDCMTITGKTIAEVLKDVPSVPRADQKVIRTLDNPLYKQGHLAILKGNISPEGCVAKITGLKNPSITGPARVFDSEDDAMAAIMAQKIKDGDIVVIRYEGPKGGPGMREMLAPTSALVGQGLGESVGLITDGRFSGGTWGMVVGHVAPEAYVGGTIALIHEGDSVTIDAHQLLIQLNVDEVEISKRRAAWVQPKPRYTRGLLAKYARLASTASKGAVTDLNLGD; this is translated from the coding sequence ATGAAACGCCTCAATGAACGCTCGCGCATGGTCACCGAAGGGGTCGCACGCGCACCTAATCGTTCGATGTATTACGCAATGGGTTACGAAGAAAAGGATTTCGTAAAGCCAATGGTTGGTGTTGCGAATGGCCACTCTACTATTACTCCATGTAATAGTGGTTTACAAAAATTAGCTGATGCTGCTGTTGAAGCCCTAGAAGCAGCTGGTGCAAAAGCACAAGTATTCGGTACACCAACTGTTTCTGATGGCATTGGCATGGGTACTGAAGGCATGAAGTATTCCCTAGTGTCACGTGAAGTGATTGCTGACAGTATTGAAGTATGTGTAAATGGTCTTTGGCAAGATGGCGTAGTAGTTATTGGCGGCTGCGATAAAAATATGCCAGGCGGCATGATGGCTTTAGCGCGCACTAATGTGCCTGGCATCTATGTCTATGGTGGCACGATTAAACCGGGTCATTACAAGGGTAAAGAACTCAATATTGTTTCTGCTTTTGAAGCGGTTGGTGAATTTACATCCGGCCGATTAAGTGAAGAAGATTTAAAAGGTGTTGAACAGCATGCCTGTCCAGGTAGCGGCTCTTGTGGTGGAATGTACACAGCAAATACGATGAGCTCCTCGTTTGAGGCTTTAGGTATGAGCTTGCCTTACTCCTCTACGATGGCGAACGTTGATGCTGAAAAAGTAGCAAGTGCTGCCGAATCAGCGCGCGTCCTAGTTGAGGCTGTTAAAAATAACCTGCGCCCACGTGACATCATCACCAAGAAATCCATTGAAAACGCAGTCAGCGTCATCATGGCGGTTGGCGGATCCACTAATGCTGTTTTGCATTTCTTGGCCATTACCAGCGCTGCTGAAATTGATTGGACGATTGATGACTTTGAGCGCATTCGTAAACGCGTTCCAGTGATCGTAGATATGAAACCATCCGGCACTTACCTTGCAACGGACTTGCATCAAGCCGGCGGCATTCCACAAGTCATGAAGATTTTGCTTGATGGCGGATTGCTCCACGGCGACTGCATGACTATCACTGGAAAAACGATTGCTGAAGTATTGAAGGATGTTCCATCCGTACCGCGCGCCGATCAAAAAGTGATTCGCACCTTAGATAATCCTTTGTATAAACAAGGTCACTTGGCAATTTTGAAGGGCAATATTTCTCCAGAAGGTTGTGTGGCCAAGATTACCGGCCTCAAGAACCCATCGATCACTGGCCCAGCCCGTGTATTTGATTCTGAGGACGATGCCATGGCGGCCATCATGGCCCAGAAGATCAAGGATGGTGACATCGTTGTGATTCGTTATGAAGGCCCAAAAGGCGGCCCTGGGATGCGTGAGATGCTTGCCCCAACCTCTGCTCTTGTAGGACAAGGTCTAGGTGAGTCTGTAGGCCTCATCACTGATGGCCGATTCTCTGGTGGTACCTGGGGTATGGTTGTGGGTCACGTAGCTCCTGAAGCCTATGTAGGCGGCACGATTGCTCTCATTCATGAAGGGGACTCGGTAACCATTGATGCCCATCAACTACTGATTCAATTGAACGTTGATGAGGTAGAAATTTCGAAGCGTCGCGCAGCTTGGGTGCAACCTAAGCCTCGCTACACTCGCGGCTTATTGGCAAAATATGCTCGCCTTGCAAGTACCGCAAGTAAAGGTGCGGTAACTGACTTGAACTTGGGTGACTAA
- a CDS encoding response regulator transcription factor, which produces MTKVGHIYLIDDDESMRISLSRMLRELGYLVDDYASAAVFLEKSVPVSPAVILLDMQMPDMTGLDLQEKLQKLGRKTPIVFVSGQSHPHQIVQGLKRGALDFLFKPFNLEELLKAVADAIDFDGRQLKRVSLDVEAKKDYESLTPREREVCGWLVKGLLNKDIAVKLGTTDATIKVHKARVMDKMHADSLQVLVKRYLESNLENHPLNT; this is translated from the coding sequence ATGACTAAAGTCGGCCATATATACCTAATTGATGATGACGAGTCGATGCGCATCTCTCTATCTAGAATGCTGCGTGAACTAGGCTACCTCGTTGATGACTATGCGTCTGCTGCCGTTTTCTTAGAAAAATCAGTTCCAGTCTCGCCCGCTGTCATTCTCTTGGATATGCAGATGCCGGATATGACCGGCCTTGATTTACAAGAAAAACTGCAAAAGTTAGGTCGTAAAACGCCCATCGTATTTGTGAGTGGTCAAAGTCACCCACACCAAATCGTTCAAGGCCTTAAGCGGGGTGCGCTGGATTTCTTATTCAAGCCATTTAATTTGGAAGAACTCTTAAAGGCAGTGGCAGATGCAATTGATTTTGATGGTCGCCAACTCAAGCGAGTCTCTCTGGATGTGGAAGCCAAGAAAGACTACGAGAGCCTCACTCCTAGGGAGCGTGAGGTATGTGGATGGCTTGTTAAGGGCCTTCTAAACAAGGATATTGCCGTAAAACTAGGAACTACCGATGCCACGATTAAGGTCCATAAGGCCAGGGTGATGGACAAAATGCATGCGGATTCTCTGCAAGTACTGGTGAAGAGGTATCTTGAATCCAACCTTGAGAACCATCCATTGAACACCTAG
- a CDS encoding copper chaperone PCu(A)C, whose amino-acid sequence MKIKLLVTLCAVAGMALVGSAWAQNISKTVTTNAIKIEDAYTRATVPGQQVAGGFMKIENKGAADQLVSASSPVAGEVQLHEMAMEGNVMKMRQVKNIAVPAGGAIELKPGGLHLMFINIKAPLAAGETVPVKLKFAKAGDVEVKMPVNAMGAGVMKH is encoded by the coding sequence ATGAAGATAAAACTATTGGTAACACTGTGTGCTGTTGCGGGGATGGCTTTAGTGGGATCGGCATGGGCGCAAAACATTTCCAAAACAGTCACCACTAACGCTATCAAAATTGAAGATGCTTATACCCGCGCCACAGTTCCTGGCCAGCAGGTAGCCGGAGGCTTTATGAAGATTGAGAATAAAGGCGCTGCTGATCAATTGGTCTCTGCCAGCTCACCTGTTGCAGGTGAAGTGCAGCTCCATGAGATGGCGATGGAGGGTAACGTCATGAAGATGCGTCAAGTGAAGAATATCGCTGTGCCAGCAGGTGGTGCTATTGAATTAAAACCTGGTGGCTTGCACTTAATGTTTATCAACATTAAAGCTCCATTAGCTGCAGGTGAAACTGTTCCCGTGAAGTTAAAGTTTGCTAAGGCAGGTGATGTTGAGGTTAAGATGCCAGTTAATGCAATGGGCGCTGGAGTTATGAAGCACTAA
- the ppa gene encoding inorganic diphosphatase produces the protein MSLEKVKPGKKIPESFNVIIEIPMNADPVKYEVDKESGAIFVDRFMGTAMHYPCNYGYINKTIAGDGDPVDVLVITPFPLIPGVVVSCRAIGVLQMEDEGGEDAKLLAVPEDKILPIYTHWQKPEDMNPLRLNQIQHFFEHYKDLEQGKWVKVRGWGGVADAHKEILEGIERYNKENK, from the coding sequence ATGAGTCTCGAAAAAGTCAAGCCAGGTAAAAAGATCCCTGAAAGCTTCAACGTCATTATTGAAATCCCAATGAACGCTGATCCAGTGAAGTACGAGGTGGATAAAGAGTCTGGCGCAATTTTCGTTGACCGTTTTATGGGCACTGCAATGCACTATCCATGTAACTACGGATACATCAATAAAACCATTGCTGGTGATGGTGACCCTGTTGACGTTCTCGTAATTACTCCATTTCCACTCATTCCAGGCGTAGTTGTTTCATGCCGCGCTATTGGCGTATTGCAAATGGAAGATGAAGGCGGTGAAGATGCCAAGTTGCTGGCCGTTCCAGAAGACAAAATCTTGCCTATCTATACACACTGGCAAAAACCAGAAGATATGAACCCATTGCGCTTGAATCAGATTCAACACTTCTTCGAGCACTACAAAGATCTCGAACAAGGTAAATGGGTAAAAGTGAGAGGCTGGGGTGGTGTTGCTGATGCTCATAAAGAAATTCTTGAAGGCATCGAGCGCTACAACAAAGAGAACAAGTAA
- the glnK gene encoding P-II family nitrogen regulator, translated as MKLITSIIKPFKLDEVREALAEVGVTGLTVTEVKGFGRQKGHTELYRGAEYVVDFLPKVKVEAVVSDDRVEAAIEAITKAARTGKIGDGKIFVTAVEQVIRIRTGETDNAAV; from the coding sequence ATGAAACTAATTACATCCATCATTAAGCCGTTCAAACTTGATGAAGTTCGTGAGGCATTGGCGGAAGTCGGCGTTACCGGTCTGACCGTTACTGAAGTTAAGGGCTTTGGCCGTCAAAAAGGCCATACTGAACTCTATCGTGGCGCTGAGTATGTAGTCGACTTTTTACCTAAAGTAAAAGTAGAAGCCGTGGTTTCTGATGACCGTGTTGAAGCTGCTATTGAGGCAATCACTAAAGCTGCTCGTACCGGGAAGATTGGTGATGGTAAGATTTTCGTGACCGCAGTAGAGCAAGTGATTCGCATTCGCACCGGCGAAACCGATAACGCAGCAGTTTAA
- a CDS encoding TonB-dependent receptor — MLFKQKKISACVGVLFGSVLINAQAQIAQPPDYGQKIGDVVVSATRSGTELKDMTQNTSILTNEDIQNAPEMTVDQVLKNQASVFLNDQPYYEKDPTGQSLNVRGLGAARTLALIDGLPANDAMYGTIQWNLVPLSAVQDVELVRGGVSNLYGNYGMGGLINITTKPINDNKGEVSASYGSYNTSNVAASKEVAVNDVLKLRVSADYFNTDGYINQPTISPATVYPAKNKAGQSAPRLPGMGPESANSANYRLQGALKLSSDTDVFFNLGSHNMQNLPTGGYNFATKTTQETTFSGGATTRLSAAQKVQVNAFYENTTLWQQNVSNSGATPAYISANYNDPYSTLGASAQYTHDLKDQTINQVVVSVDGRQVAAQNLTNSFSSAAGYANGVVTSSDYAKGQQQFYGVMAQMKAKTDAIPLQATLSLREDQWQSQTPTYWIAGANGVQNYTNVPNQTVYKFSPNLGLLLQATKEWDFRGAAYQGFHAPGLNNTLRTYGNSTSVSLANPLLSPENMTGYELGTDYRWNAGFVQITGFNANVKNAVYAPNVSQAQAAAAGCPISVCTGANGQTFSLYGNNQNLQSRGLEVQAHHDLNAQWAVDGTYTHTNTILTWIGSGVSASLNPIGSQVGGVPQNMGYAGVTYMPLPKTSLTANVRYIGNSWLDGAHTLPVPSYAVVGLKVNHQLTPEASVFASVINMFNRSYITYGTGTSQGSYIAGQPQSITVGARIIF, encoded by the coding sequence ATGTTGTTTAAGCAAAAGAAAATCAGCGCATGCGTGGGCGTGCTATTTGGGTCGGTGCTAATCAACGCGCAAGCACAAATTGCGCAGCCACCTGACTACGGTCAAAAAATAGGTGATGTGGTTGTTAGTGCTACCCGCTCTGGTACCGAGTTAAAGGACATGACTCAAAATACTTCTATTTTGACGAATGAAGATATTCAAAATGCCCCGGAAATGACGGTTGACCAGGTCTTAAAGAATCAAGCAAGCGTATTTTTAAATGATCAACCGTATTATGAAAAGGACCCCACCGGTCAAAGTTTGAATGTCCGTGGTCTTGGTGCTGCGCGGACTCTGGCGCTGATCGATGGGCTGCCTGCAAACGATGCTATGTATGGAACCATTCAATGGAATCTTGTCCCGCTCTCAGCAGTGCAGGATGTAGAGCTGGTACGCGGTGGCGTCTCCAATCTTTATGGTAACTATGGCATGGGCGGTCTAATCAACATCACGACCAAGCCCATTAACGATAACAAAGGCGAAGTATCTGCCAGTTATGGCTCATACAATACAAGCAATGTAGCGGCTTCAAAAGAAGTGGCAGTAAATGACGTATTAAAGCTGCGAGTATCTGCAGACTACTTTAATACTGATGGCTATATTAACCAGCCTACTATTTCTCCGGCAACAGTATATCCAGCAAAGAATAAAGCGGGGCAGTCTGCGCCTCGATTACCCGGGATGGGTCCTGAAAGCGCTAACAGTGCAAATTACCGACTTCAAGGAGCCTTGAAATTAAGTTCTGATACGGATGTGTTTTTTAATCTTGGCTCCCACAATATGCAAAATCTACCTACTGGTGGATATAACTTTGCTACCAAGACAACTCAAGAAACTACTTTTTCTGGAGGAGCAACTACACGTTTGAGCGCAGCGCAAAAGGTTCAAGTAAATGCGTTTTACGAAAACACCACTCTTTGGCAGCAAAATGTCAGTAATAGCGGTGCAACACCAGCCTATATTAGTGCCAACTATAACGATCCTTATTCAACACTGGGAGCATCTGCCCAATATACCCATGACTTAAAGGATCAAACCATCAATCAGGTGGTGGTAAGTGTTGATGGAAGACAGGTAGCCGCACAGAATTTAACGAATTCCTTTAGCTCTGCTGCTGGATATGCAAATGGAGTAGTTACCTCTTCTGATTACGCAAAAGGTCAGCAACAGTTTTATGGTGTGATGGCACAAATGAAGGCGAAAACAGATGCCATCCCATTGCAAGCCACTCTCTCGCTTCGAGAGGATCAATGGCAAAGTCAAACTCCAACCTATTGGATCGCAGGTGCAAATGGTGTTCAAAATTACACCAATGTCCCTAATCAAACTGTATATAAGTTCAGTCCGAATCTGGGCTTGTTATTGCAGGCTACAAAGGAGTGGGATTTTAGGGGTGCGGCCTACCAGGGTTTCCATGCGCCTGGTTTGAACAACACGCTTCGTACTTATGGAAATTCAACGAGCGTTAGTCTGGCCAATCCATTGCTGAGCCCCGAGAACATGACTGGCTATGAGCTAGGGACTGACTATCGCTGGAATGCGGGCTTTGTGCAGATCACGGGCTTTAACGCGAATGTAAAAAACGCAGTTTATGCACCCAATGTTTCTCAGGCGCAAGCCGCTGCTGCAGGTTGTCCAATCTCAGTTTGTACCGGAGCGAATGGCCAAACATTTAGTTTGTATGGTAATAATCAGAATCTTCAAAGTCGCGGACTTGAAGTTCAGGCGCATCATGATCTCAATGCTCAGTGGGCTGTTGATGGTACCTATACTCACACGAACACCATCCTTACCTGGATTGGTTCGGGGGTTAGTGCATCCTTAAATCCAATCGGATCTCAGGTTGGCGGTGTGCCACAAAACATGGGTTATGCAGGAGTGACCTATATGCCGCTTCCAAAGACTAGTCTGACAGCCAATGTTCGTTATATTGGTAACTCTTGGTTGGATGGCGCACACACCTTACCAGTTCCTTCCTATGCAGTTGTTGGTTTAAAGGTGAACCACCAATTAACGCCAGAAGCCTCGGTATTTGCCAGTGTGATCAATATGTTCAATCGAAGCTATATCACTTACGGTACGGGAACTAGTCAAGGAAGTTATATCGCTGGGCAACCACAGAGCATTACTGTAGGTGCACGTATCATCTTCTAA